From Arthrobacter sp. FW306-2-2C-D06B, a single genomic window includes:
- a CDS encoding helicase-related protein → MTSTTAEHSFAVGSLVAARGREWVVLPESTPDFLVLQPLGGTTDDIAGVIPSIEEVNPASFGLPLATDLGDDRSARLLRDALRIGFRSSGGPFRSLAGLNVSPRPYQLVPLLLALRQDVVRLLVADDVGIGKTIEAGLIASELLAQGDASGLAVLCPPSLAQQWKQELSEKFGIDAELVLPGTVKRLQKEAGYDKSIFEYFKHTIVSTDFIKSESKRHDFMRTAPDLVIVDEAHGVTADDSGKGGVGRTQRYELVRGLADNPNRHLVLVTATPHSGNDGAFRNLIGLLDDSLKTVDLTTEAGRRKLADHMVQRRRVDIRSFLKSDTKFPSDRETVEVAYELSPQHRALFDAVLNYVRGQVQDTSGSKRDQRIRWWSALSLLRAMASSPASAAATLNTRAVAEDSESDAEKRGMAVVMDQVEDDGGEGIDVVPGSRPDALDETSWEKRQLNAFLKTAVELQANPAQDAKLQLLMKRISTLLADGFQPIVFCRFIPTAHYVSEYLRTAGKKKFDVEVVTGELPSEERAARIAAQAERAGETPKVLVATDCLSEGVNLQDGFQAVIHYDLAWNPTRHEQREGRVDRFGQLSDTVRALTIYGDDNGIDGIVLDVLLRKHESIRRDLGISVPVPPRSDQILSALLEGIMMRGKNGDQLELFSLTPEAEELEAEWRSSAEQEKLSRSRFAQNAIRPEEVQKVVDAARRSLGDPGDVAAFVKAALEETGAHVDTMQDGLVAELTAAVPGIRNALGSDSKIRFVNDFPAPHHTSVLVRTDPIVAAAANYVLNSALDAQLTGKARPARRCGFIKTNAVDKLTVALLVRFRTKLVLPARLGDKTDMAEEACILAFTGMPQNPVWLPEEAVEALLQARPDANAGDVTNMMAAILGSLDQLKDQLEQKAQGVAEQIRDAHREVRIAARGDRAGQLGIRGLTIEPNLPADILGVYVYSPVGGTK, encoded by the coding sequence GTGACTAGTACGACGGCGGAGCACAGTTTTGCGGTTGGCTCGCTGGTAGCGGCCCGCGGCCGGGAATGGGTGGTTCTTCCCGAGAGCACCCCCGACTTCCTTGTCCTGCAGCCCTTGGGAGGCACCACCGATGACATCGCAGGAGTCATCCCCTCCATTGAGGAAGTGAACCCGGCGTCCTTCGGCCTACCGCTGGCAACAGACCTCGGCGATGACCGCAGTGCCCGCTTGCTCCGCGACGCGCTTCGTATCGGGTTCCGCTCCAGCGGTGGTCCGTTCCGTTCCCTGGCAGGGTTGAACGTGAGCCCTCGCCCCTATCAGCTCGTCCCACTGCTACTGGCGCTACGCCAGGATGTCGTGCGACTCCTCGTCGCCGACGACGTGGGAATTGGCAAGACCATCGAAGCCGGATTGATCGCCTCCGAGCTCCTGGCTCAAGGGGACGCCAGCGGACTCGCTGTCCTGTGCCCGCCGAGCCTGGCCCAGCAGTGGAAGCAAGAGCTTTCTGAGAAGTTCGGTATTGACGCCGAGCTGGTCCTGCCAGGGACAGTGAAGCGACTGCAGAAGGAAGCCGGCTACGACAAGTCCATCTTTGAGTATTTCAAACACACAATCGTTTCCACTGACTTCATCAAGTCGGAGTCCAAGCGCCATGACTTCATGCGGACGGCACCAGACCTGGTGATTGTTGACGAGGCCCATGGTGTCACCGCCGATGACTCCGGCAAAGGTGGCGTCGGCCGCACCCAGCGGTACGAGCTGGTGCGGGGACTGGCCGACAATCCGAACCGTCACCTCGTGCTGGTGACGGCCACGCCGCATAGCGGCAACGACGGCGCCTTCCGCAACCTGATCGGCCTGCTGGATGACAGTCTCAAGACTGTGGACCTAACCACTGAGGCGGGCCGCCGCAAACTCGCGGACCACATGGTCCAGCGCCGCCGCGTGGACATCCGCAGCTTCCTGAAGTCGGACACCAAGTTCCCGAGCGACCGCGAGACGGTAGAAGTGGCCTACGAGCTCTCGCCGCAACACCGGGCGCTCTTCGACGCCGTCCTGAACTACGTCCGCGGGCAGGTCCAGGACACCTCCGGCAGCAAACGCGACCAGCGCATCCGGTGGTGGTCCGCTCTGTCTTTGCTGCGCGCCATGGCGTCTTCGCCCGCCTCAGCCGCTGCGACGCTGAATACCCGAGCCGTGGCAGAGGACTCCGAATCGGACGCCGAGAAACGCGGAATGGCCGTCGTGATGGATCAGGTAGAGGACGACGGCGGTGAGGGCATCGACGTTGTCCCCGGATCCCGACCTGATGCCTTGGACGAAACGTCCTGGGAGAAACGCCAACTCAATGCGTTCCTCAAGACCGCGGTGGAGCTCCAGGCGAACCCGGCCCAGGACGCAAAGCTGCAGCTGCTGATGAAGCGCATCAGCACGCTCCTCGCCGACGGCTTCCAGCCCATCGTGTTTTGCCGTTTCATCCCGACGGCACACTACGTCTCGGAGTACCTGCGCACCGCAGGGAAGAAAAAGTTCGATGTCGAAGTCGTCACCGGCGAACTGCCCTCAGAGGAACGCGCCGCTCGCATCGCCGCGCAGGCGGAACGCGCCGGCGAAACTCCGAAGGTACTGGTGGCCACAGACTGCCTATCCGAGGGCGTGAACCTGCAGGACGGCTTCCAAGCCGTAATCCACTATGACCTCGCCTGGAACCCCACCCGCCACGAACAGCGCGAAGGGCGGGTCGACCGGTTCGGACAGCTCTCGGATACAGTCCGCGCCCTCACCATCTACGGTGATGACAACGGAATTGACGGCATAGTGCTGGATGTTCTCCTGCGCAAACATGAGAGCATCCGCCGGGACTTGGGCATCAGCGTACCCGTCCCGCCCCGCAGCGATCAGATCCTGTCCGCTCTCCTAGAGGGCATCATGATGCGCGGTAAGAACGGTGACCAGCTGGAGCTGTTCAGCCTCACCCCGGAAGCCGAGGAACTTGAAGCTGAGTGGCGAAGCAGCGCGGAACAAGAGAAGCTCAGCCGCTCCCGCTTCGCGCAGAACGCCATCCGCCCGGAAGAAGTACAGAAAGTCGTGGACGCGGCCCGACGCAGCCTGGGAGACCCCGGCGACGTGGCGGCCTTTGTGAAAGCCGCCCTTGAAGAAACGGGCGCGCACGTCGATACCATGCAGGATGGGCTGGTCGCCGAGCTAACAGCGGCTGTGCCGGGCATCCGCAATGCCCTGGGCTCGGATTCCAAGATCCGCTTCGTCAACGATTTCCCGGCCCCGCACCACACCTCCGTGCTGGTACGAACGGACCCCATCGTCGCTGCGGCAGCAAACTACGTCCTTAACTCCGCTCTGGACGCGCAACTCACGGGCAAGGCACGCCCAGCCCGCCGTTGCGGATTCATCAAAACCAACGCCGTGGACAAACTTACCGTGGCCCTCCTTGTCCGCTTCCGCACAAAGCTGGTACTTCCCGCGCGGCTTGGCGACAAGACAGATATGGCAGAGGAGGCCTGCATACTGGCCTTCACGGGCATGCCGCAGAACCCCGTCTGGCTCCCGGAAGAAGCCGTCGAAGCGTTGCTCCAGGCCAGACCGGACGCGAATGCCGGCGATGTCACCAACATGATGGCCGCCATCCTCGGATCTTTGGACCAGCTGAAGGACCAGCTGGAGCAGAAAGCCCAAGGCGTGGCCGAACAGATCCGTGATGCTCACCGCGAGGTCCGGATCGCTGCCCGTGGCGACCGTGCGGGCCAGCTCGGAATCCGTGGCCTCACGATCGAACCGAATCTTCCCGCAGACATCTTGGGAGTCTACGTCTACAGCCCGGTCGGAGGCACCAAATGA
- a CDS encoding McrB family protein, with amino-acid sequence MIQNLNWTRFIEFAGKFIETVDLQAEENEYKKELAAKLAVVRDELLAGDSGWHSHFIRALRTTNLVNYRTIGAMDKLDDASSQNLESLFTLFWSGEPETEKLNALVGGLKELNSRELSDGIATGVGSVLLMAVDPTEFPPYRPEAVRQFWNIIGFDYKETVRTARGRYEAFLETLDELRAELAAAELGEFNRLEAQGVMWSVMNTGPGDDWTPEQAAILRQWRGDKIPSAELDLNIAAATIAPELEAVARRIIETGFRGEPSLFDGITVLWTVENARELAARGELDVGPGTFMAKFERQLQGANRATILLAAELAYLQVLPLSNVGGATKVARVNKILSWIDDAPVTLPIGLTEGLGAEGAFHGGVGFNIQVAEHMKWLSRLVEHVAGQPMSLIAAGLEDPWTFRDISQSVPDDRPMIRYSIDYLAWPGYLPPVVKRDHRIEIWQAFAGVIGGATGRNINDEGAIAKDLHAIRLVQQGNTNQFVEWYREPYLSQWRTGSEDSGQRAWLVRQSQAGSAMLHPWLEDGFVSTPAQHLGSPAPGSTVSQIQTAVNKGYQHIEYSERKLRAMEYHRFLSIMKADDFVVTAFEDALYLGIVTGEAHYADDASSRLRRSVAWQKTPISNEDVPAPLPRLLAEQGAVVDLTEAFSIIASWYGAESDIDDETEDAAPAPQIAIVPRLRLATPELARKLNVEQGHLQEVIRLLQTRQQVVFYGPPGTGKTYLGTAIAKFVAGEEHADHVKTVQFHPSYAYEDFFEGYRPAKSQDGNVGFSLEAGPLRRIADEAASDGNRDKPYFLVIDEMNRGNLAKIFGELYYLLEYRNEGINLQYNPEKVFALPPNLFIIGTMNTSDRSIAMVDAAIRRRFAFIELHPQDGMISGLLERFLKANGKPSLRAELLNALNSEIEETNRDLMIGPSYFMKPHAETDEGLEEIWKYELLPLLEEQYFGRLKRNQIREKFGLAAMRRKAASRVGPVDLSLASAEQVLDGEGADEFEQLLTDSEDTST; translated from the coding sequence ATGATCCAGAACTTGAACTGGACTCGGTTCATCGAGTTTGCCGGCAAATTTATCGAAACTGTCGACCTTCAGGCGGAAGAGAATGAATACAAGAAAGAATTGGCGGCAAAGCTCGCGGTAGTTCGGGACGAACTGCTGGCAGGGGATTCTGGATGGCACTCGCACTTCATTCGGGCCCTGCGGACGACGAACCTCGTCAACTACAGAACTATCGGTGCCATGGACAAGCTCGATGATGCCTCGTCGCAGAACCTGGAATCTCTCTTTACGCTGTTTTGGTCGGGGGAGCCCGAAACGGAGAAGCTGAATGCCTTGGTCGGCGGTCTTAAGGAGCTGAACTCTCGAGAACTTTCCGACGGTATTGCCACCGGAGTGGGTTCTGTCCTGCTTATGGCTGTGGATCCGACCGAGTTCCCGCCCTACCGACCCGAAGCGGTCCGTCAGTTCTGGAACATCATTGGCTTTGACTACAAGGAGACGGTCCGGACAGCTCGAGGCCGCTACGAGGCGTTCTTGGAAACCCTGGACGAACTGCGTGCGGAGCTGGCGGCTGCGGAGCTTGGCGAATTCAATCGGTTGGAGGCCCAAGGAGTGATGTGGTCGGTCATGAACACCGGCCCGGGCGACGACTGGACGCCGGAGCAGGCCGCGATCCTTCGGCAATGGCGGGGCGACAAAATTCCCTCCGCCGAGCTCGATCTGAACATTGCTGCTGCTACCATAGCTCCCGAGCTTGAGGCGGTAGCACGGCGGATCATCGAAACCGGATTCCGCGGGGAACCTTCACTCTTTGACGGTATAACTGTGTTGTGGACCGTCGAGAACGCCCGCGAGCTGGCGGCCCGGGGTGAGCTGGATGTGGGCCCCGGAACGTTTATGGCCAAGTTCGAGCGCCAGCTGCAGGGCGCAAACCGGGCCACTATCCTGCTGGCCGCCGAACTCGCCTACCTGCAAGTTCTGCCCCTCAGCAACGTTGGCGGGGCCACCAAAGTGGCCCGGGTGAACAAGATCCTGTCCTGGATCGATGACGCCCCGGTAACCCTCCCAATCGGGCTTACTGAAGGTCTGGGAGCGGAGGGCGCGTTTCACGGCGGCGTCGGATTCAACATCCAAGTGGCAGAGCACATGAAATGGCTGTCCAGGCTCGTTGAGCATGTCGCGGGTCAGCCCATGAGCCTAATCGCAGCCGGGCTGGAAGATCCTTGGACGTTCCGCGATATTTCCCAGTCGGTGCCGGACGACAGGCCAATGATCCGGTACAGCATCGACTACCTGGCATGGCCGGGCTACCTTCCACCTGTGGTCAAGCGCGATCATCGGATCGAGATCTGGCAAGCCTTCGCAGGCGTCATCGGTGGGGCGACCGGCCGGAACATCAACGACGAAGGTGCGATCGCCAAGGACCTGCATGCCATTCGTCTAGTTCAACAGGGCAACACCAACCAATTCGTCGAGTGGTACCGGGAACCGTACCTGAGTCAATGGCGGACAGGCTCCGAAGATTCTGGCCAACGCGCTTGGCTAGTGCGGCAAAGCCAGGCCGGATCCGCGATGCTTCATCCCTGGTTGGAGGACGGCTTCGTATCCACTCCGGCACAGCACCTGGGATCACCCGCACCCGGGTCGACAGTGAGCCAAATCCAGACGGCCGTCAACAAGGGCTACCAGCACATCGAATACTCGGAACGGAAACTCCGGGCCATGGAGTACCACCGATTCCTCAGCATCATGAAGGCGGACGACTTCGTGGTCACTGCATTCGAGGACGCCCTCTACCTCGGCATCGTGACAGGTGAGGCTCATTACGCGGACGATGCTTCATCGCGCCTGCGACGCTCAGTGGCATGGCAGAAGACTCCCATCAGCAATGAGGATGTTCCCGCGCCGTTGCCCCGGCTCTTGGCCGAGCAGGGAGCGGTGGTTGACCTCACGGAAGCTTTTTCCATCATTGCGTCTTGGTACGGCGCGGAATCTGATATTGACGATGAAACTGAAGACGCGGCACCTGCGCCGCAGATCGCCATCGTGCCTCGGCTGCGACTCGCAACGCCGGAACTTGCCCGAAAACTGAACGTGGAACAGGGGCACCTCCAAGAGGTGATCCGGCTACTTCAGACGCGGCAGCAGGTTGTGTTCTACGGCCCTCCCGGTACCGGCAAGACTTATCTGGGAACGGCGATCGCTAAGTTCGTTGCGGGGGAGGAGCACGCGGACCACGTCAAGACGGTCCAGTTCCATCCCTCCTATGCCTATGAGGACTTCTTTGAGGGGTATCGTCCAGCGAAGAGCCAGGATGGAAATGTCGGGTTCAGTCTGGAGGCAGGGCCTTTGAGGCGAATCGCCGACGAGGCCGCATCCGACGGCAACCGTGATAAGCCGTACTTCCTCGTCATCGACGAGATGAATCGCGGAAATTTGGCCAAGATCTTTGGCGAGTTGTATTACCTGCTTGAGTACCGGAATGAGGGGATTAATCTCCAATACAACCCGGAAAAGGTCTTTGCGCTCCCGCCCAACCTGTTCATTATCGGAACGATGAACACTTCGGACAGGTCAATTGCAATGGTGGACGCGGCCATTCGGCGTCGATTTGCGTTCATTGAGTTGCACCCGCAGGACGGCATGATTTCGGGGCTGCTGGAACGCTTCCTCAAGGCGAACGGAAAGCCTTCTTTGCGGGCAGAACTGCTGAATGCCTTGAACAGCGAGATTGAGGAGACTAACCGTGATCTCATGATCGGGCCGTCCTACTTCATGAAGCCCCATGCTGAGACCGACGAAGGACTCGAGGAGATCTGGAAATACGAGCTGCTGCCGCTGCTCGAAGAACAGTATTTTGGACGTCTGAAGCGGAACCAGATCCGGGAGAAGTTTGGGTTGGCGGCGATGCGCCGCAAGGCGGCGAGCAGGGTCGGGCCGGTGGACCTTTCCTTGGCGTCTGCTGAGCAGGTCCTAGATGGTGAGGGCGCCGATGAGTTCGAGCAGCTGTTGACGGACTCGGAAGACACGTCCACCTGA
- a CDS encoding McrC family protein encodes MGNLLVEVKPKQKVGLSRLLFLLSYAANPGFRPEDIAGIEDTDLFAALGESLARQGLRALERGALSGYVHVEDALRTVRGRIRVGDQMTRRPGMLLPLEVAYDDFTVDIAENRILRAAIRLMMQVPRLSHDVRWKLAHLDSKLDGVSELRFGATLPPWTESRLNERYVPALRLAEIILRNMSAEAGIGRHSVASFVVNMAKVFEDFVTTSLREALDGYPGETSGQYETFLDESEVGQTGNRVRMSVDIVHSVRGVPAMVFDAKYKAASAADGYPNADYYQMLAYCTALTVPTAWLIYAGPGKPRVRQVRNTEISVVEFPLDLSQAPNDLLARVKRLADSAFNEWRATAVIGLPSAS; translated from the coding sequence GTGGGAAACCTTCTGGTCGAGGTCAAGCCAAAACAGAAGGTTGGTCTCAGCCGGCTGCTGTTCCTGCTCAGCTACGCCGCGAACCCGGGCTTCCGTCCGGAAGACATTGCGGGCATCGAAGACACCGACCTGTTCGCCGCCCTCGGCGAATCCCTGGCCCGCCAGGGGTTGCGGGCGCTGGAACGCGGTGCGCTCAGTGGGTACGTCCACGTTGAGGACGCCCTCCGCACAGTCCGAGGGCGGATCCGTGTGGGCGACCAGATGACCCGCCGCCCCGGGATGCTCCTGCCCTTGGAGGTCGCCTACGACGACTTCACAGTTGACATCGCCGAGAATCGTATCCTGCGGGCCGCCATACGCTTGATGATGCAGGTCCCGAGGCTTTCCCATGACGTGCGCTGGAAGCTGGCCCACTTGGATTCGAAGCTGGACGGAGTCTCGGAGCTACGGTTCGGAGCCACGCTACCTCCTTGGACAGAATCGCGTCTCAACGAGCGCTATGTTCCTGCCCTCCGCTTGGCGGAGATCATACTTCGGAACATGTCGGCCGAGGCCGGTATCGGACGCCATTCCGTCGCCTCTTTCGTTGTGAACATGGCCAAGGTGTTCGAGGACTTCGTTACAACTTCACTTCGCGAGGCCCTTGATGGCTATCCCGGCGAAACCAGCGGGCAATACGAGACGTTCTTAGACGAGTCTGAAGTTGGCCAGACTGGGAATCGTGTCCGCATGTCAGTGGACATCGTTCATTCGGTACGCGGCGTTCCCGCGATGGTGTTCGACGCGAAGTACAAAGCAGCGTCTGCGGCCGACGGGTATCCCAATGCTGACTACTATCAAATGCTCGCCTATTGCACGGCGTTAACTGTGCCGACGGCATGGCTGATTTATGCGGGGCCAGGAAAACCGCGCGTGCGCCAAGTCAGAAACACAGAGATTTCAGTCGTGGAGTTTCCGCTTGATCTTTCACAAGCGCCGAATGACTTGTTAGCCAGGGTGAAACGCTTGGCAGACTCGGCATTTAACGAATGGCGGGCAACTGCTGTTATAGGCCTTCCAAGCGCGTCTTAG
- a CDS encoding Eco57I restriction-modification methylase domain-containing protein, producing the protein MSTAFQAITVVGGVVPPSLLGRIQAGEVSDARSLAPASFHLAGTETVRDAASRTWIYLQGAWSAWLESDATKRADGQGAGTGDARQKWLLVLLRELGYGQVPATPGGLTSGSEVYPISHRWESVPIHLLGPGVDLDKRTPKVEGAARRAPQAMLQEFLNREDTYLWAILSNGLRLRLLRDSTALAGSAYIEFDLETIFESDLYSEFQLFWQLCHQSRLDKRGGSEAPPSDCWLEHWRSESVEAGARALDKLGAGVEKALGYLGSGFLRHPDNRWLVDALHSGDLSHRDFHKALLRTAYRLLFLFVVEDRGALLDPAATTDARHRYETYFSTQRLRKMSRARDGGPHPDLWRTQKLVLGALGGDGLAAVGLPALGGLFDPDSRAVRLEAQPRDDLLLGAEMANQDFLKAIRGLGWVAGKTGRLQPVDYRHLGAEELGSVYESLLELVPRVDTETRSFELVHLVGNERKTTGSYYTPPGLVSALLDTALDPLLDQSVNGAAGPDNAEERLLKLTVCDPASGSGGFLVAAARRIARRLAEVRAGENEPTPGEVQSALHDVVERCIYGVDMNDLAAELAKVSLWLEAMQPGKPLGFLDARIKIGNSLLGTTPALLAGGVPEGAFAVLEGDDKKFAAEANKRNKAENSRKADRLFGSLGQEAFSFGGTKSAVAQLISQRRELVKPVTSAEEARFRAEAYDAFDHSAEMEQKRLHADAWCAAFVWPLKAGEAEPPTSSIVRQLGDSGTSAGFARTVTLIQQLADEYRFFHWHLEFPEIFGDPESGEDVGAEGWPGGFSCVLGNPPWEHIELKEQEFFASENLEIAAATGAKRKKLIAELPESDPILDVKFRSRKREIDGLRHFAANSGRYPFCGRGRVKTDPLFAELFRSMTHPLGRTGVIVPTGIATDHTTQYFFNDMVETASIAALYDFENAKPLFEGVHRSYKFCLLTLTGRVAKESVASFAFFLHDPADISASEFELTPDEIKLLNPNTGTLPIFRTRRDAEITLDIYRRVPVLINENDPVNGNPWGVSFMQGLFNMTSDSHLFHTREQLESKGWTLQGNIFERTVNGKPEKMLPLYEAKMIHQFDHRWATYDGQDVRDVGMAEKADPSFTVLPRYWVPRAEVDPVLSGSWIVGFRDIARATDERTTICANFPRSGVGNKLPILQSSDPDLWVLPTVMNSFAQDFISRTKVSSTSLNFFIVKQFPVLPPEVLRGVTKWNDPSQSFIDWIRPRVAELEYTTYEAISDAATGLERGGPFQWNPDRRSRIRAELDAALFVEYGYDRATIDYVLEAFPIVMRKDLSLFGEYRTKRLILEAYDAMLEAIKTGVPFGSTLNPPPGQGPRHPAKELSA; encoded by the coding sequence ATGAGCACGGCATTCCAAGCCATCACCGTCGTCGGGGGAGTTGTTCCCCCATCCTTGCTGGGGCGTATCCAGGCCGGGGAGGTCAGCGATGCCAGGAGCTTGGCTCCGGCGAGCTTCCACCTTGCCGGCACGGAGACGGTCCGGGACGCTGCCTCACGGACATGGATTTACCTACAGGGTGCGTGGAGCGCCTGGCTCGAATCCGACGCCACCAAACGCGCGGACGGGCAAGGCGCCGGTACCGGCGACGCCCGGCAGAAGTGGCTTCTGGTGCTCCTTCGCGAACTCGGCTATGGGCAGGTCCCTGCGACCCCCGGCGGCCTGACGAGCGGCAGCGAGGTATACCCCATCTCGCACCGTTGGGAGTCCGTGCCCATACACCTGCTTGGCCCTGGCGTGGACCTGGACAAGCGAACCCCGAAGGTTGAAGGTGCTGCAAGGCGCGCGCCCCAGGCGATGCTGCAGGAATTTCTGAACCGTGAGGACACTTACCTCTGGGCCATTCTCAGCAATGGTCTCAGGCTCCGTCTCCTGCGGGACTCCACAGCGCTGGCAGGCTCCGCATACATCGAATTCGATCTCGAGACCATCTTCGAGTCGGATCTCTATTCCGAGTTCCAGCTGTTCTGGCAACTCTGCCACCAGTCCCGGCTGGACAAGCGCGGTGGCTCCGAAGCGCCCCCGTCTGACTGCTGGCTGGAACACTGGCGAAGCGAATCCGTCGAGGCCGGAGCCCGTGCCCTCGACAAGCTGGGCGCCGGCGTCGAGAAGGCCCTGGGCTACCTGGGCTCAGGCTTTCTGCGCCACCCGGACAACCGCTGGCTCGTGGATGCCCTGCATTCCGGGGATCTAAGCCATCGCGACTTCCACAAGGCACTCCTTCGCACTGCATACCGCCTGCTGTTCCTGTTCGTGGTGGAGGATCGCGGCGCTCTCCTCGACCCGGCGGCGACCACCGATGCCCGCCATCGCTACGAGACCTACTTTTCGACGCAGCGGCTTCGGAAGATGTCCCGCGCCCGCGACGGAGGCCCGCACCCGGACCTGTGGCGTACCCAGAAACTCGTTCTGGGCGCCCTGGGCGGCGACGGCCTCGCAGCCGTGGGTCTGCCGGCACTCGGCGGCCTCTTTGACCCCGATTCCCGTGCCGTCCGGTTGGAAGCCCAGCCTCGTGACGACCTACTGCTGGGCGCCGAGATGGCAAACCAGGACTTCCTCAAGGCCATCCGCGGCCTAGGCTGGGTGGCTGGGAAGACCGGCCGTCTGCAGCCCGTGGACTACCGACATCTCGGGGCCGAGGAATTAGGCTCCGTTTACGAATCCCTGCTGGAATTGGTGCCCCGCGTCGACACCGAGACGCGGTCCTTTGAGCTCGTTCACCTGGTTGGAAACGAGCGCAAGACCACCGGCTCCTACTACACCCCACCAGGTCTGGTGTCCGCACTATTGGACACCGCCTTGGACCCGCTGCTGGACCAATCCGTCAACGGTGCAGCCGGACCGGACAACGCCGAGGAACGCCTCCTTAAGCTGACCGTTTGCGACCCAGCCTCCGGCTCCGGCGGCTTCCTGGTGGCCGCCGCCCGCCGAATTGCCCGTCGCCTGGCAGAGGTGCGCGCCGGCGAGAACGAGCCGACACCGGGCGAGGTGCAGAGCGCACTGCATGACGTGGTGGAACGCTGCATCTACGGCGTGGACATGAACGACCTCGCCGCCGAACTTGCCAAAGTCTCCCTGTGGTTGGAAGCCATGCAACCCGGGAAACCGCTGGGCTTCCTGGACGCACGAATCAAGATCGGCAACAGCCTGCTGGGAACAACGCCTGCGCTGCTCGCCGGCGGCGTACCAGAGGGGGCCTTCGCGGTCCTTGAGGGCGACGACAAGAAGTTTGCAGCGGAGGCCAATAAGCGGAACAAAGCCGAGAACAGCCGGAAAGCGGACAGGCTCTTTGGCTCGCTCGGGCAGGAAGCATTCAGTTTCGGTGGCACGAAGTCCGCAGTGGCCCAGCTGATCAGCCAGCGCCGCGAACTGGTCAAGCCCGTGACCAGCGCCGAGGAAGCACGCTTCCGGGCCGAGGCCTACGACGCGTTCGACCACTCCGCGGAAATGGAGCAGAAGAGGCTCCACGCCGATGCCTGGTGCGCAGCCTTCGTGTGGCCGCTCAAGGCCGGTGAGGCTGAGCCTCCTACGTCCTCCATCGTCCGGCAGCTGGGCGACTCCGGCACCTCGGCAGGATTTGCCCGGACAGTCACCCTGATCCAACAGCTGGCCGACGAGTACCGCTTTTTCCACTGGCACCTCGAGTTCCCGGAAATCTTTGGCGACCCGGAGTCCGGCGAGGACGTCGGCGCCGAGGGCTGGCCGGGGGGGTTCTCCTGCGTGCTAGGCAACCCGCCGTGGGAGCACATCGAGCTCAAGGAACAAGAGTTCTTTGCATCCGAAAATCTGGAGATCGCGGCTGCCACGGGAGCGAAACGAAAAAAACTCATCGCTGAGCTGCCAGAATCCGATCCAATCCTTGACGTCAAATTTCGATCGCGTAAGCGTGAAATCGATGGACTCCGCCACTTCGCCGCGAACTCGGGACGGTATCCGTTTTGCGGACGAGGAAGGGTCAAGACAGATCCACTCTTTGCCGAGCTTTTCCGGTCAATGACCCATCCATTGGGCCGAACTGGGGTCATTGTGCCGACCGGCATTGCAACTGATCACACGACCCAATACTTCTTCAACGACATGGTGGAGACAGCCTCCATTGCGGCGCTCTATGACTTCGAAAACGCTAAGCCTTTGTTTGAAGGCGTGCATCGAAGCTATAAATTTTGCTTGCTGACCCTGACGGGCCGGGTGGCCAAGGAGTCGGTTGCATCGTTTGCTTTCTTCCTCCATGATCCTGCCGACATTTCGGCATCTGAGTTCGAGCTCACTCCAGATGAGATTAAGCTGCTGAATCCGAACACCGGAACGCTACCTATCTTCCGCACCCGCCGCGATGCTGAAATCACCCTGGACATCTACCGGCGCGTCCCCGTCCTCATCAACGAGAACGACCCCGTTAACGGCAATCCGTGGGGTGTCTCGTTCATGCAGGGCCTCTTCAACATGACCTCCGATTCGCATTTATTTCACACCCGCGAGCAGCTGGAGAGCAAAGGTTGGACCCTGCAGGGGAACATTTTCGAGCGCACCGTCAACGGCAAGCCCGAGAAGATGTTGCCGCTGTACGAGGCCAAGATGATCCATCAGTTCGACCACCGCTGGGCGACTTACGACGGACAGGACGTGAGAGACGTGGGGATGGCCGAGAAGGCAGACCCCTCGTTTACGGTTCTCCCTCGATACTGGGTTCCCCGCGCAGAAGTCGATCCAGTGCTCAGTGGTAGCTGGATTGTCGGGTTCCGTGACATCGCCCGAGCAACCGACGAGCGGACCACGATTTGCGCCAATTTTCCTAGGTCGGGAGTAGGAAACAAGCTGCCAATACTTCAATCTTCTGACCCTGATCTTTGGGTGCTTCCCACAGTAATGAACTCTTTTGCTCAGGACTTCATAAGTCGCACTAAGGTGAGCAGCACGTCCCTGAACTTCTTTATCGTGAAGCAATTCCCTGTGCTGCCGCCTGAGGTCCTTAGGGGTGTAACGAAATGGAATGATCCATCACAAAGCTTTATTGATTGGATTCGGCCGCGTGTAGCAGAACTCGAATACACAACGTACGAAGCGATCTCAGATGCAGCGACCGGGCTAGAAAGAGGCGGTCCATTTCAGTGGAATCCTGACCGGCGGTCCCGAATTCGAGCAGAACTAGATGCCGCACTCTTTGTTGAATACGGGTATGACCGTGCAACGATTGACTACGTTTTGGAAGCTTTTCCCATCGTGATGCGCAAGGACTTGTCCCTATTCGGGGAGTACCGCACCAAGCGCCTCATCCTCGAGGCCTATGACGCCATGCTGGAGGCCATCAAGACCGGAGTCCCGTTTGGGTCGACGCTTAACCCGCCGCCCGGCCAAGGCCCCCGCCACCCCGCCAAGGAGCTCTCCGCATGA